A window from Argopecten irradians isolate NY chromosome 3, Ai_NY, whole genome shotgun sequence encodes these proteins:
- the LOC138318496 gene encoding dehydrogenase/reductase SDR family member 7-like isoform X2 — MDWLYLVNGLAALSVVVFFIMLLSGDSDIFLQLMERFGKSQECLAGKVVWITGASSGIGEALAYEMARAQCRLVLSARREEELERVKSECIRVGCLNHEDVLVLKLDIKEFCDHEAAVQQVLKTFQRIDILVNNAGRTNKGEWTTTSMAVDQELLAVNVLGPVSLTRAVLPHMVSRSQGHIVVTSSVAGKLGAALYAGSYFGSKHALQGWFDALRPEVYSKNINVTSICPGPIYTNILQHALKENAGEILQGKMDPNKKRMSPMRCARLMTIAIANRCDEAWISTTPGLVSLYINQYFPNTFKWCIKIFSSRLMAEIDSELGDGNAETITKLNA; from the exons ATGGACTGGCTTTATCTTGTTAACGGACTGGCAGCATTATCTGTCGTAGTTTTCTTCATAATGCTTTTGTCGGGAGACAGTGATATATTCCTTCAGTTAATGGAAAGATTCGGCAAATCTCAAG AATGCCTGGCTGGCAAAGTTGTCTGGATAACAGGAGCCTCTAGTGGCATTGGGGAAGCTCTTGCTTACGAAATGGCGCGAGCACAATGTCGTCTAGTTTTATCAGCGAGGCGGGAAGAGGAACTAGAAAGGGTCAAGTCGGAATGCATCC GTGTTGGATGTCTAAATCATGAGGACGTGTTAGTTTTAAAACTCGATATAAAAGAATTTTGCGATCACGAAGCAGCCGTTCAACAAGTATTGAAAACTTTTCAAAGG ATTGATATATTGGTCAATAATGCTGGTCGCACCAACAAGGGTGAATGGACAACAACTTCCATGGCCGTGGACCAGGAGCTCCTGGCGGTCAATGTCCTAGGACCAGTGTCCTTAACCAGAGCAGTACTGCCACACATGGTGTCCAGGAGCCAGGGACACATTGTAGTGACCAGCAGCGTGGCTGGTAAACTAG GTGCAGCCTTGTATGCTGGGTCGTATTTCGGATCAAAGCACGCACTTCAG GGCTGGTTTGACGCTCTTCGACCGGAAGtttacagcaaaaatataaACGTTACTTCCATTTGTCCAGGACCTATATATACGAACATTTTACAACATGCCTTAAAAGAAAATGCAGGGGAG ATTCTACAGGGTAAGATGGATCCCAATAAAAAAAGGATGTCCCCAATGCGGTGTGCTCGACTTATGACTATAGCTATTGCTAACCGTTGTGATGAGGCCTGGATCTCCACGACTCCTGGTTTAGTCTCACTCTACATAAATCAATACTTccccaatacttttaaatg gTGCATTAAAATATTCTCGTCCAGACTGATGGCGGAAATAGACAGTGAACTGGGTGATGGAAATGCTGAGACAATAACCAAATTAAATGCCTGA
- the LOC138318496 gene encoding dehydrogenase/reductase SDR family member 7-like isoform X1 yields MNMNSNVSNLAVTTLYPICYSGPPAMDWLYLVNGLAALSVVVFFIMLLSGDSDIFLQLMERFGKSQECLAGKVVWITGASSGIGEALAYEMARAQCRLVLSARREEELERVKSECIRVGCLNHEDVLVLKLDIKEFCDHEAAVQQVLKTFQRIDILVNNAGRTNKGEWTTTSMAVDQELLAVNVLGPVSLTRAVLPHMVSRSQGHIVVTSSVAGKLGAALYAGSYFGSKHALQGWFDALRPEVYSKNINVTSICPGPIYTNILQHALKENAGEILQGKMDPNKKRMSPMRCARLMTIAIANRCDEAWISTTPGLVSLYINQYFPNTFKWCIKIFSSRLMAEIDSELGDGNAETITKLNA; encoded by the exons ATGAACATG AATTCCAATGTCAGTAACCTAGCTGTAACTACGCTATATCCAATCTGTTACTCCGGACCACCGGCCATGGACTGGCTTTATCTTGTTAACGGACTGGCAGCATTATCTGTCGTAGTTTTCTTCATAATGCTTTTGTCGGGAGACAGTGATATATTCCTTCAGTTAATGGAAAGATTCGGCAAATCTCAAG AATGCCTGGCTGGCAAAGTTGTCTGGATAACAGGAGCCTCTAGTGGCATTGGGGAAGCTCTTGCTTACGAAATGGCGCGAGCACAATGTCGTCTAGTTTTATCAGCGAGGCGGGAAGAGGAACTAGAAAGGGTCAAGTCGGAATGCATCC GTGTTGGATGTCTAAATCATGAGGACGTGTTAGTTTTAAAACTCGATATAAAAGAATTTTGCGATCACGAAGCAGCCGTTCAACAAGTATTGAAAACTTTTCAAAGG ATTGATATATTGGTCAATAATGCTGGTCGCACCAACAAGGGTGAATGGACAACAACTTCCATGGCCGTGGACCAGGAGCTCCTGGCGGTCAATGTCCTAGGACCAGTGTCCTTAACCAGAGCAGTACTGCCACACATGGTGTCCAGGAGCCAGGGACACATTGTAGTGACCAGCAGCGTGGCTGGTAAACTAG GTGCAGCCTTGTATGCTGGGTCGTATTTCGGATCAAAGCACGCACTTCAG GGCTGGTTTGACGCTCTTCGACCGGAAGtttacagcaaaaatataaACGTTACTTCCATTTGTCCAGGACCTATATATACGAACATTTTACAACATGCCTTAAAAGAAAATGCAGGGGAG ATTCTACAGGGTAAGATGGATCCCAATAAAAAAAGGATGTCCCCAATGCGGTGTGCTCGACTTATGACTATAGCTATTGCTAACCGTTGTGATGAGGCCTGGATCTCCACGACTCCTGGTTTAGTCTCACTCTACATAAATCAATACTTccccaatacttttaaatg gTGCATTAAAATATTCTCGTCCAGACTGATGGCGGAAATAGACAGTGAACTGGGTGATGGAAATGCTGAGACAATAACCAAATTAAATGCCTGA